One region of Sardina pilchardus chromosome 18, fSarPil1.1, whole genome shotgun sequence genomic DNA includes:
- the lbx1a gene encoding transcription factor LBX1a: MTSKEDAKSASVEDRRRSPLDHLPPPANSNKPLTPFSIEDILNKPSVKRSYTICGTAHLISSGEKHSSSGHLSNRALLTQTSPLCALEELASKTFKGLEVSVLQAAEGRDGMTLFGSRNTPKKRRKSRTAFTNHQIYELEKRFLYQKYLSPADRDQIAQQLGLTNAQVITWFQNRRAKLKRDLEEMKADVESAKATGTVPFEKMAKLADLEKCANGTLGHPMPASPTLSSHESSNKLQMSPSSPLTDHTTSKECSEDEDEEIEVDD, encoded by the exons ATGACCTCCAAAGAAGACGCAAAAAGCGCCTCGGTGGAGGACCGAAGACGCAGCCCTCTGGATCACCTGCCTCCACCTGCCAACTCCAACAAGCCCCTGACGCCCTTCAGTATCGAAGACATCCTCAACAAACCCTCAGTGAAGCGAAGTTACACTATTTGCGGGACGGCGCACCTGATCTCGTCCGGGGAGAAGCATTCTTCGTCAGGTCATCTGTCCAATCGCGCACTTCTTACCCAAACCTCTCCTTTGTGCGCCTTGGAAGAACTAGCCAGCAAAACATTCAAAGGCCTGGAAGTGAGCGTTTTGCAAGCTGCAGAAg gaAGGGACGGCATGACACTGTTTGGGTCGCGGAATACTCCCAAAAAGCGAAGGAAGTCCCGAACGGCCTTCACCAACCACCAAATCTATGAGCTGGAGAAGCGCTTCCTTTACCAGAAATACCTGTCCCCCGCCGACAGGGATCAAATCGCCCAGCAACTGGGTCTGACAAACGCACAGGTCATCACCTGGTTCCAGAACCGCCGAGCAAAGCTCAAGCGAGACCTGGAGGAGATGAAAGCGGACGTGGAATCAGCCAAAGCCACGGGTACGGTTCCTTTTGAAAAGATGGCTAAACTAGCAGACCTTGAAAAATGCGCCAACGGGACTTTAGGACATCCTATGCCCGCGTCTCCCACGCTCTCCAGCCACGAGAGCTCAAACAAACTGCAAATGTCGCCGTCGTCACCGCTGACAGACCACACAACGAGTAAAGAGTGCTCGgaagacgaggacgaggagatTGAGGTGGACGACTGA